From a region of the Streptomyces sp. NBC_00193 genome:
- a CDS encoding site-specific integrase produces MNPNLHHDLIEGRADVPRLGSVAKLETQHPPYAVLTASGDVVEPVLSYLRDLALSDNSPLTGRSYAHDLLRWFRLLWFLDLPWDRASEAEAAALVGWLRTAPNPQRRRSNPEAPPPGSVNPRTGKRYLQAGYAPSTINHALTVVSSFYAYHRHYGRGPLTNPVPESLARRRALAHRSPSESPQPFRRARLRQRVPRTDPRAIPDAMWGEFFEAMTHDRDRAAVLLYVSSGARAEELLGVTPADIDWSGQVFHVISKGTKDREPVPVSPQALIVLAAYLDSSGLPAAHEPVLRTRRGPDKPLSYWAMRRVIQRANVKIDTNWTLHDLRHTAASRMANDPNLTLTEVRAILRHSDLATTGRYLNARVEDLFDALQEHYNRPKVVRSIAPGYDSDDFAAVFGA; encoded by the coding sequence GTGAATCCCAACCTGCACCACGACTTGATCGAAGGCCGCGCCGATGTGCCTCGCCTCGGGTCGGTGGCCAAACTGGAGACCCAGCACCCTCCGTACGCCGTCCTCACCGCGTCCGGGGACGTGGTCGAGCCCGTGCTTTCGTACCTCCGCGATCTGGCGCTCAGCGACAACAGCCCGCTGACTGGCCGCAGCTACGCACATGACTTGCTGCGCTGGTTCCGGCTGCTGTGGTTCCTCGATCTGCCGTGGGACAGGGCGTCCGAGGCGGAGGCCGCCGCGCTCGTGGGCTGGCTCCGTACGGCACCCAACCCGCAGCGCCGCCGGAGCAACCCGGAAGCGCCTCCGCCGGGATCCGTGAACCCGCGCACGGGCAAGCGGTACCTCCAGGCCGGCTATGCGCCGAGCACGATCAACCACGCCCTGACCGTGGTTAGTAGCTTCTACGCCTACCACCGTCACTACGGGCGCGGCCCGCTGACCAACCCCGTTCCGGAGTCGCTCGCGCGCCGGCGGGCGCTGGCTCACCGAAGCCCGTCCGAGTCGCCGCAGCCGTTCCGGCGGGCACGGCTCCGGCAGCGCGTGCCGAGGACCGACCCGAGGGCCATTCCCGACGCCATGTGGGGCGAGTTCTTCGAGGCCATGACCCACGACCGGGACCGAGCCGCTGTCCTGCTCTACGTCTCCAGTGGAGCCCGCGCCGAAGAGCTGCTGGGGGTCACCCCAGCCGACATCGACTGGTCGGGACAGGTCTTCCACGTGATCTCCAAGGGGACCAAGGACCGGGAGCCCGTACCCGTCAGCCCGCAGGCCTTGATCGTGCTCGCGGCCTACCTCGACTCCAGCGGTCTGCCCGCCGCCCACGAGCCCGTGCTGCGGACGCGCCGAGGCCCTGACAAGCCGCTGAGCTACTGGGCGATGCGCCGGGTCATCCAGCGGGCCAACGTCAAGATCGATACGAACTGGACGCTGCACGATCTCCGCCACACGGCGGCCAGCCGCATGGCCAACGACCCCAACCTGACCCTGACCGAGGTCCGGGCGATCCTCCGGCACTCCGACCTGGCCACCACGGGCCGCTACCTCAACGCCCGCGTCGAGGACCTCTTCGACGCCCTGCAAGAGCACTACAACCGGCCAAAGGTCGTTCGCAGCATCGCGCCCGGCTACGACTCGGACGACTTCGCGGCGGTGTTCGGTGCCTAA
- a CDS encoding site-specific integrase, with protein MKAAPAPRPAIPPAPFGDLSRAPLEEIRDIATGALKGHSTRSNADKRRRGMTMLLSHLEKLPGETWQERWEAGGFDAENAPSVTILAREASRSDGADLVAAVKMTFCLRVIRPSVSGFRANKFIRYSEPFRDIQNDPHLDDFFEVVDGHPTMGHIHKSRAKFDLTCALTTQGIALQDLTPSALLHYSLESKRLGVTHGANKNTNRFAALGAWQVLHRMGHFPPETPPTLRTFVYSGQRTIEEMVDRYAIQNRGVRQLLIDYLTRRRAETDYVTVEGLARNLAKHFWAKIEELSPGHPDLSLGHDLYDQWRAELQTYGTGSGQEQRKRMDPESIVLAVRGLYVDLHSWAVEEPERWAQWVVPCPIRPQDLKGFGKRRREINRRMADRVRTRQPLLPALVAHLEARHEFHAGLLSVARPTELGEEFTHEKRRYRRRDSIHDRRMVSLEKDPSVRITDEETGEKINVTVAEDSAFWEWAAVELLRHSGIRVEELCELTHLSIRQYQRPNGEVIALLVVAPSKSERERVIPMSAELFHVVAQIVRRHTCDGRKIPLVTRYDPHERTWSEPMPFLMQRYLGTARGVMSGATVLNMLGRSCKELALSNPAFEGLKFTPHDFRRLFATEVVNGGLPIHIGAALLGHLNLQTTQGYVAVFAEDVVGHYQAFLNHRRSLRPDGEYGEVTPQEWDEFEEHFDKRKVELGNCARPYGTPCQHEHACIRCPMLQINPKMLPRLAELEKDLLRRRKKAEEEQWLGEIDGIDLTLTFLRTKQAEAVRLTHRPVVELGLPRPRRERPEVEA; from the coding sequence GTGAAGGCCGCACCCGCACCGAGGCCGGCGATCCCGCCGGCTCCCTTCGGTGACCTGTCCCGGGCGCCGCTGGAGGAGATCCGGGACATCGCCACAGGTGCACTGAAAGGTCACTCGACCCGTTCCAACGCGGACAAGCGGCGACGCGGGATGACGATGCTCCTCAGCCATCTGGAGAAACTGCCTGGCGAGACCTGGCAGGAGCGGTGGGAGGCCGGTGGCTTCGATGCCGAGAACGCACCGTCGGTCACCATCCTCGCGCGTGAGGCATCCAGAAGCGATGGCGCCGACCTGGTCGCGGCCGTCAAGATGACCTTCTGCCTGCGGGTGATCCGGCCGTCGGTATCAGGCTTCCGAGCCAACAAGTTCATCCGCTACTCCGAGCCCTTTCGGGACATCCAGAACGACCCGCATCTGGACGACTTCTTCGAGGTCGTCGACGGCCATCCCACGATGGGACATATTCACAAGTCGCGGGCGAAGTTCGACCTCACCTGCGCACTGACGACACAAGGCATCGCGCTTCAGGACCTGACGCCGTCCGCGCTGCTGCACTACTCGCTGGAGTCCAAGCGCCTTGGAGTGACACATGGCGCGAACAAGAACACCAACCGATTTGCAGCCCTCGGGGCCTGGCAGGTCCTTCACCGGATGGGGCACTTCCCGCCCGAAACCCCTCCCACGCTGAGGACGTTCGTCTACTCCGGGCAACGAACGATCGAAGAGATGGTGGATCGTTACGCGATTCAGAACCGCGGAGTCCGACAGCTCCTGATCGACTATCTGACCCGAAGGCGGGCGGAGACCGACTACGTCACTGTCGAGGGTCTCGCACGGAACCTGGCCAAGCATTTCTGGGCCAAGATCGAGGAGCTCAGCCCGGGGCACCCCGACCTGTCCCTCGGCCACGACCTCTACGACCAGTGGAGGGCTGAGCTTCAGACCTATGGCACCGGATCCGGCCAGGAGCAGAGGAAGCGCATGGACCCGGAGTCCATCGTCCTTGCCGTTCGAGGGCTCTACGTCGATCTCCACAGCTGGGCCGTCGAAGAGCCCGAGCGCTGGGCCCAGTGGGTCGTTCCCTGCCCGATCCGCCCGCAAGATCTCAAAGGCTTCGGCAAGCGCAGGCGTGAGATCAACCGACGCATGGCGGACAGAGTACGGACAAGGCAACCGCTCCTGCCCGCGCTCGTGGCGCATCTCGAAGCACGTCACGAGTTCCACGCCGGCCTACTGTCGGTTGCCCGCCCGACCGAGCTGGGTGAGGAATTCACCCACGAGAAGCGTCGCTATCGCCGCAGGGACTCCATCCACGATCGACGCATGGTCTCGCTGGAAAAGGATCCGTCTGTGAGGATCACAGACGAAGAGACGGGCGAGAAGATCAACGTGACGGTTGCCGAGGACTCCGCGTTCTGGGAATGGGCGGCGGTCGAGTTGTTGCGGCACAGCGGCATTCGAGTCGAGGAGCTCTGTGAACTCACCCACCTGAGCATCCGGCAGTACCAACGACCCAACGGTGAGGTCATCGCGCTCTTGGTGGTCGCGCCGTCCAAGAGCGAGCGCGAGCGGGTGATCCCCATGTCCGCGGAACTGTTCCATGTTGTGGCCCAGATCGTCCGCCGTCACACTTGCGATGGCAGGAAGATTCCGCTGGTGACGCGCTATGACCCGCACGAACGGACGTGGTCGGAGCCGATGCCCTTCCTCATGCAGCGATACCTCGGCACAGCCCGCGGCGTCATGTCCGGTGCGACCGTGCTGAACATGCTCGGCCGCAGCTGCAAGGAACTGGCGCTGAGCAACCCTGCCTTCGAAGGGCTGAAGTTCACGCCGCACGACTTCCGCCGGCTATTCGCTACCGAAGTCGTCAACGGCGGCCTGCCCATCCACATCGGAGCCGCCCTCCTCGGGCATCTCAACCTGCAGACGACTCAGGGCTACGTCGCGGTGTTCGCGGAGGATGTAGTCGGCCACTACCAAGCCTTTCTCAACCACCGGCGGTCCCTTCGGCCGGACGGCGAATACGGCGAGGTCACGCCCCAGGAATGGGACGAGTTCGAGGAGCACTTCGACAAGCGCAAGGTCGAGCTGGGCAACTGTGCTCGCCCATACGGAACCCCGTGCCAGCACGAGCACGCCTGCATCCGTTGCCCCATGCTCCAGATCAACCCCAAGATGCTGCCGCGGCTCGCCGAACTGGAGAAGGACCTTCTCCGCCGCCGCAAGAAGGCCGAGGAGGAGCAGTGGCTCGGCGAGATCGACGGCATCGATCTGACACTGACCTTCCTCCGCACGAAACAGGCTGAGGCCGTTCGACTCACTCACCGTCCGGTGGTGGAGTTGGGCCTTCCTCGCCCCCGTCGTGAGCGGCCCGAGGTCGAGGCATAG
- a CDS encoding GNAT family N-acetyltransferase, with product MTNVPAEQPIAPIPPVVPPGRMAALDQPSYALPCGLHLRPWEPYDAPALVAAYADPDIRHWNRPDPLTEARAVTRIARWRERWHAERSAVWALAPSDGGCAVGLIGLADLDLRGGSGEFVYWLLPAGRGAGATTEGLAVLTRWAFGDLGLHRLRITHSTANPASCRVALKSGYPLEGTMRGALLHTDGWHDEHLHARLSTD from the coding sequence ATGACCAACGTGCCGGCCGAGCAGCCGATCGCCCCCATACCGCCCGTGGTTCCGCCGGGCCGGATGGCCGCGCTCGACCAGCCCTCGTACGCCCTGCCCTGCGGGCTGCACCTGCGCCCCTGGGAGCCCTACGACGCCCCCGCGCTCGTGGCCGCGTACGCCGATCCGGACATCCGCCACTGGAACCGCCCCGACCCCCTCACCGAAGCGCGGGCCGTCACCCGCATCGCCCGCTGGCGCGAACGCTGGCACGCGGAACGCTCGGCGGTCTGGGCCCTCGCCCCCTCGGACGGAGGCTGCGCGGTCGGCCTGATCGGCCTCGCCGACCTCGACCTGCGCGGCGGCAGCGGGGAGTTCGTGTACTGGCTGCTCCCCGCCGGCCGCGGCGCCGGAGCCACCACCGAAGGCCTGGCCGTCCTGACCCGCTGGGCCTTCGGGGACCTCGGCCTGCACCGCCTGCGCATCACCCACTCCACGGCCAACCCGGCCTCCTGCCGCGTCGCCCTGAAATCCGGCTACCCCCTGGAGGGCACCATGCGCGGCGCCCTCCTCCACACGGACGGCTGGCACGACGAACACCTCCACGCCCGCCTGAGCACGGACTGA
- a CDS encoding SMI1/KNR4 family protein, with translation MALHEAYALFGRRSDLVAQHNPLLPPDELLLDPSGQLLVFRSENQGCAGWCVALDQLSADDPPVVFFSDYLPELAWEPFMPRLSLACAETILSETVMGRRYGPTGRDCLATPDVISRVEDQFEPVGLPGYPAWHSPAEPPVRWFSAVGKLLCLQPGNSGPDLIVVGRTEHDLLEALEAIPGEWSDAVATANRTEPEEQHDWDLPF, from the coding sequence GTGGCTCTTCACGAGGCCTACGCGCTCTTCGGCCGCCGCAGCGATCTCGTTGCACAGCACAACCCCTTGCTCCCTCCAGACGAACTGCTCCTCGATCCGTCGGGACAGCTGCTGGTATTCCGAAGCGAGAATCAGGGTTGTGCCGGATGGTGTGTTGCCCTTGATCAGCTGTCGGCCGATGATCCGCCGGTGGTCTTCTTCTCGGACTACTTGCCGGAACTGGCGTGGGAGCCGTTCATGCCGCGCTTGTCTCTCGCCTGCGCGGAGACGATCCTCAGCGAAACGGTCATGGGTAGGCGCTACGGCCCGACCGGACGAGATTGCCTGGCTACGCCCGACGTCATCTCCCGTGTTGAAGATCAATTCGAGCCGGTAGGGCTTCCGGGGTACCCGGCCTGGCACTCTCCTGCAGAACCTCCTGTTCGGTGGTTCTCCGCGGTGGGCAAGTTGCTGTGTCTGCAGCCCGGCAACTCAGGACCGGATCTGATCGTCGTCGGCAGGACGGAGCATGACCTGCTGGAGGCGCTGGAGGCGATCCCCGGCGAGTGGTCTGATGCAGTGGCCACGGCCAACCGAACGGAACCGGAGGAGCAGCACGACTGGGATCTGCCGTTCTGA
- a CDS encoding CopG family transcriptional regulator, whose translation MSEPTQKYSISMPRDIAEAARARSGPSGLSAYVTAAVARQIERDNLAELIASAEEEHGPITPEEIRDKAEYLARVREARSADTEEGRNSE comes from the coding sequence ATGAGCGAGCCGACCCAGAAATACTCGATCTCGATGCCCCGAGACATCGCCGAGGCCGCTCGCGCCCGCAGCGGCCCTTCAGGCCTCTCCGCCTACGTGACCGCCGCCGTGGCCCGCCAGATCGAACGGGACAACCTCGCCGAGCTCATCGCCTCAGCCGAGGAGGAGCACGGCCCGATCACCCCGGAGGAAATCAGGGATAAGGCCGAATACCTCGCACGCGTACGGGAAGCGCGATCGGCCGATACGGAAGAGGGACGGAACTCGGAGTGA
- a CDS encoding GYD domain-containing protein, with product MPLYLSRFSYTPETWARLMARPEDRAQAARSYIESVGGKLHGFWYAFGAHDGYNLWEAPDDVSMAAVALAISGGGALSSFETTVLLSVEDTLDALRKAEQIRYRPPGASDAP from the coding sequence ATGCCGCTGTATTTGTCGAGGTTCAGCTACACGCCGGAGACCTGGGCGAGGCTGATGGCCCGCCCCGAGGACCGTGCGCAGGCCGCCCGGTCGTACATCGAGTCCGTCGGCGGGAAGCTGCACGGCTTCTGGTACGCCTTCGGAGCCCACGACGGCTACAACCTCTGGGAGGCCCCGGACGACGTGTCCATGGCGGCGGTGGCCCTGGCGATCAGCGGGGGAGGCGCGCTGAGCTCGTTCGAGACGACGGTCCTCCTGAGCGTCGAGGACACGCTGGACGCCCTGCGCAAGGCCGAGCAGATCCGGTACCGGCCTCCGGGCGCGTCCGACGCCCCGTGA